Proteins from a single region of Actinomycetes bacterium:
- the pknB gene encoding Stk1 family PASTA domain-containing Ser/Thr kinase yields METMVADTLVGRTVDGRYRVESRIAVGGMATVYRALDLRLDRLVAMKVMHERWAEDPDFLARFHAEAKAAARLSQPNVVGVYDQGEWDGLVYLIMEYVPGRTLRAVLRETGAIQPALALTLLDQVLQALDSSHGAGFVHRDIKPENILITPDGAVKVTDFGLARALRAPSNRTSGALIGTAAYLSPEQVSGQPTDERSDIYQAGILLFELLTGEPPFSGETSWDVASQHVNTAVPPVTELNPDCPPGLAELVMLATKRDPSQRLATVGEFRARAAALLADLPAAGPLTTAGSDVTTADQPYPSQDDEATTTAAAPAAAGRNNDGSATDWGRKIGIVAVILLLVAGLAAFLWFNPLARAEVPNVSGDKPEKAIEKLTTAGFVAIVGERAFSEDVAADRVIRTDPEAGASAREGSEVGLVVSLGPERYAVPNVSGERPEEAIEIMAATNLQVVGERKKFDDDIDKGLVIGTDPKTGTKAKRDAPITLLVSKGPAPVQVPSLGGMSEESARDQLSDLGLSPRITMQESETVPEGKVIQTVPASGAKVYRGDSVEVIVSDGPPPVEVPNVIDLPRAEAVAILEAAGFKVKISEGVVTPLDRVYETDPDPGTDAPAGSTITVSIF; encoded by the coding sequence ATGGAAACGATGGTCGCCGACACTTTGGTCGGCCGCACGGTGGATGGCCGCTACCGGGTTGAATCCCGGATCGCGGTCGGCGGCATGGCGACCGTTTACCGGGCGCTAGACCTCCGGCTGGACCGGCTCGTGGCGATGAAGGTCATGCATGAGCGCTGGGCCGAAGATCCAGATTTCCTCGCCCGCTTCCACGCCGAGGCGAAAGCCGCCGCTCGACTGTCACAACCCAACGTTGTCGGCGTCTACGACCAAGGCGAGTGGGACGGTCTGGTCTACCTGATCATGGAGTATGTGCCGGGTCGGACACTACGGGCGGTTCTGCGCGAGACCGGTGCCATCCAACCTGCGCTAGCACTTACTCTCCTCGATCAGGTCCTGCAGGCACTGGACTCTTCGCACGGCGCGGGATTTGTCCACCGAGACATCAAGCCGGAAAACATCTTGATCACCCCGGATGGCGCAGTGAAAGTCACTGACTTTGGTCTCGCCCGGGCGTTGCGAGCGCCCTCCAACCGCACTTCGGGTGCTCTTATCGGCACCGCGGCGTATTTGTCCCCGGAGCAAGTTTCCGGCCAGCCCACCGATGAGCGATCTGACATCTACCAGGCCGGAATTCTGCTCTTTGAGCTGCTGACCGGTGAGCCGCCGTTCAGCGGCGAAACCTCCTGGGACGTCGCCAGCCAGCATGTCAATACCGCAGTGCCGCCAGTGACTGAACTGAATCCCGATTGCCCGCCGGGGTTAGCGGAACTCGTGATGCTGGCAACGAAGCGAGATCCTAGCCAGCGACTCGCAACGGTCGGCGAATTCCGGGCCCGAGCAGCAGCGCTGCTTGCTGATCTGCCCGCTGCCGGACCTTTGACCACTGCTGGCTCCGATGTGACTACCGCTGATCAGCCGTATCCAAGCCAAGACGATGAAGCCACAACTACTGCTGCGGCTCCGGCAGCAGCGGGGCGCAACAACGATGGATCAGCCACGGATTGGGGGCGAAAGATCGGCATTGTCGCGGTGATCCTGCTGTTGGTTGCTGGGCTGGCGGCATTCCTCTGGTTCAATCCACTGGCACGCGCCGAAGTACCCAATGTGTCGGGCGACAAGCCGGAAAAGGCCATCGAAAAGCTGACCACCGCGGGTTTTGTAGCAATCGTGGGTGAACGTGCCTTCTCGGAAGATGTCGCCGCAGATCGAGTGATCCGGACCGACCCAGAGGCTGGTGCGAGTGCACGCGAAGGCTCCGAGGTGGGCTTGGTGGTTTCGCTCGGCCCAGAACGCTACGCAGTGCCCAATGTGAGTGGCGAAAGACCGGAAGAAGCCATCGAGATCATGGCTGCCACTAATCTGCAGGTCGTCGGAGAACGCAAGAAGTTTGATGACGACATCGACAAAGGGCTCGTGATCGGCACCGATCCGAAGACCGGAACCAAAGCGAAACGGGATGCCCCCATCACCCTGCTGGTATCGAAGGGCCCGGCACCGGTGCAGGTACCCAGCCTCGGCGGAATGTCGGAAGAGTCCGCTCGCGATCAACTGTCCGACCTGGGCTTGTCGCCGCGAATCACCATGCAGGAATCAGAGACCGTCCCAGAGGGGAAGGTAATCCAGACCGTGCCTGCTTCCGGGGCAAAGGTGTACCGGGGCGACTCAGTGGAAGTCATCGTGTCCGATGGGCCACCGCCGGTAGAGGTCCCCAACGTGATTGATTTACCTCGCGCCGAAGCCGTGGCCATCTTGGAAGCGGCAGGATTCAAAGTAAAAATCTCCGAGGGTGTCGTCACCCCATTGGATCGGGTGTACGAAACAGATCCGGACCCCGGAACCGATGCGCCCGCTGGCAGCACCATTACGGTCAGCATCTTCTGA
- the aroF gene encoding 3-deoxy-7-phosphoheptulonate synthase: MVVVMHATAENAEIDAVVARVVEAGGEAFVSRGESRTIIGLIGDLEQFADLQLAGMPGVAETVRISTPFKLVSRDHHPDRSTVWVGQGEYRVPVGPGVLSVMAGPCAVETPEQTLESAQLAQALGATILRGGAYKPRTSPYAFQGLGKSGLQILSEVRAETGLPIVTEVVDPADVAVVAEYSDMLQIGTRNMANFGLLQAAGSAGKPVLLKRGMSATIEEWLMAAEYIAQRGNLDIVLCERGIRTFETATRNTLDVSAVPVAQKLSHLPVVIDPSHSGGKRELVRPLSRAAVAVGADGLLIDVHPHPEIALVDGAQALAAADLPELTHELTTLATAMGRSYLDNAVRG, translated from the coding sequence GTGGTTGTCGTCATGCACGCCACTGCCGAAAACGCAGAAATCGACGCTGTCGTGGCTCGAGTGGTCGAAGCTGGCGGGGAAGCTTTTGTCTCCCGCGGTGAAAGCCGCACCATCATCGGACTGATCGGAGACCTGGAGCAGTTCGCCGATCTGCAGCTCGCCGGCATGCCCGGAGTTGCCGAGACGGTTCGGATTTCTACCCCATTCAAGTTGGTATCCCGGGATCATCATCCTGACCGGTCGACAGTGTGGGTCGGACAAGGCGAATATCGGGTGCCTGTCGGCCCCGGGGTGCTCTCTGTCATGGCTGGCCCATGTGCGGTAGAGACCCCAGAGCAGACCCTAGAGTCTGCTCAACTGGCCCAAGCGTTGGGTGCCACGATCTTGCGCGGCGGAGCCTACAAGCCACGCACCTCGCCCTACGCTTTCCAAGGTCTCGGCAAATCCGGACTGCAGATCTTGTCAGAGGTTCGCGCCGAGACTGGTTTGCCTATCGTGACCGAAGTCGTGGATCCGGCAGATGTGGCTGTAGTGGCCGAGTACTCCGACATGCTGCAAATCGGGACCCGCAACATGGCCAACTTTGGGCTGCTACAAGCCGCTGGTAGCGCGGGCAAGCCGGTACTGCTCAAGCGCGGGATGAGCGCCACGATCGAGGAGTGGTTGATGGCGGCGGAGTACATCGCGCAGCGGGGAAACTTGGACATCGTGCTATGTGAGCGAGGCATCCGCACCTTCGAGACGGCTACCCGCAATACCCTGGATGTGTCCGCGGTCCCCGTTGCCCAAAAGTTGTCCCATCTACCAGTAGTCATCGACCCCAGTCACTCTGGCGGCAAACGCGAGTTGGTGCGACCGCTATCTCGGGCGGCGGTGGCAGTGGGGGCCGACGGGTTGTTGATTGATGTGCACCCACATCCGGAAATCGCACTGGTGGACGGAGCACAGGCCTTGGCAGCAGCCGATCTCCCCGAACTAACGCATGAGTTAACAACGCTGGCAACTGCCATGGGCCGCAGCTACCTCGATAACGCCGTTCGCGGCTAG
- a CDS encoding phytoene/squalene synthase family protein: MRNELAAAGITDPWLERSYAICRRLNAEHGKTYYLATLLLPPAKRPFVHALYGFARYADEIVDAFGDRSVGQRRAALDHLNERLLVALDRGEAAEPVLAAVADTAMRWQIPADTFTAFMHSMAMDLTVTDYQTYEDLHEYVYGSAAVIGLQMLPLLEPTDTEVCAAGAMDLGIAFQLANFIRDIDEDLQRGRIYLPLSELAEHGVTRQSLQRRVVDDDLRAALADQITRVRELSERAQPTIELLHPAVRDTIEAARVLYCGIADRVEAIDYQIFDQRAKVPTMQRLQVAAPHWLAARRARKHFGSGTIPPPRSGFASAAAR; the protein is encoded by the coding sequence ATGCGTAACGAGTTAGCCGCTGCCGGGATCACTGATCCCTGGTTGGAGCGCTCCTATGCCATTTGTCGGCGGTTGAACGCCGAGCATGGGAAAACTTACTACTTGGCGACCTTGCTGCTACCGCCGGCCAAGCGACCTTTCGTGCACGCGCTGTATGGCTTCGCCCGCTACGCCGACGAGATCGTTGATGCCTTTGGCGATCGGTCAGTAGGACAGCGTCGAGCAGCGCTGGATCATCTGAATGAGCGACTCCTCGTCGCCCTTGACCGCGGCGAGGCTGCCGAACCGGTGTTGGCGGCGGTGGCGGATACCGCGATGCGGTGGCAGATTCCCGCCGACACGTTCACCGCCTTCATGCATTCGATGGCGATGGATCTCACCGTCACTGATTATCAGACCTACGAAGACCTCCACGAATACGTCTACGGATCTGCCGCGGTCATCGGGCTGCAGATGCTCCCACTGCTGGAACCCACCGATACCGAGGTATGTGCTGCCGGCGCCATGGACCTCGGTATTGCATTTCAACTGGCGAACTTCATTCGAGATATCGACGAGGATCTCCAGCGAGGCCGGATTTATCTGCCGCTATCCGAGCTTGCTGAGCACGGCGTCACTCGACAATCACTACAACGCCGAGTCGTTGACGATGATCTCCGAGCGGCCCTTGCCGACCAGATAACCCGGGTCCGCGAACTTTCCGAGCGCGCCCAGCCGACGATCGAACTACTACATCCAGCGGTCCGAGACACTATCGAAGCTGCACGAGTTCTCTACTGCGGCATCGCTGACCGGGTGGAGGCGATCGATTACCAAATTTTCGATCAACGGGCAAAGGTGCCAACCATGCAGCGACTGCAAGTGGCAGCACCACACTGGCTAGCTGCCCGGCGAGCACGCAAACATTTCGGATCGGGGACTATTCCGCCGCCTCGATCGGGGTTTGCCAGCGCGGCGGCCCGCTAG
- a CDS encoding lycopene cyclase domain-containing protein, with translation MTYLIVLTFILLGSAWLEWGLRTRVLRRWRRLLLALLIGGAPFLLWDIYAVAAGHWWFDSEQLSSVMLPFGIPLEEFLFFPIVGFAGILTLEAVRSVRGGPMGDEPVAAVSAKSDGADG, from the coding sequence ATGACGTATTTGATCGTGCTGACCTTCATTCTGCTCGGCAGCGCTTGGTTGGAATGGGGTTTGCGCACCCGAGTATTGCGCCGCTGGCGACGATTGCTGCTGGCGCTACTAATAGGTGGCGCGCCTTTTCTGCTGTGGGACATCTACGCAGTGGCGGCTGGTCATTGGTGGTTCGACTCGGAGCAGTTGAGTTCCGTAATGTTGCCATTCGGTATCCCGCTGGAGGAGTTTCTGTTCTTCCCCATAGTGGGCTTCGCGGGCATTTTGACCCTAGAAGCGGTGAGATCGGTGCGAGGTGGGCCGATGGGTGATGAGCCGGTAGCTGCGGTGTCCGCGAAGTCGGACGGTGCTGACGGATGA
- a CDS encoding lycopene cyclase domain-containing protein, with protein sequence MSYTLIAVVAVAAVIVVDLAVLRTRLLLRADFWIAYAIMFFFQLLTNGVLTGREVVQYADDSFLGVGNDVAEPVFIGSGRLFFAPVEDLLFGFAMILLILAVWIWLGRRGLQRTPTSGPPRWQTPIEAAE encoded by the coding sequence ATGAGCTACACCCTGATTGCGGTAGTTGCCGTGGCGGCCGTGATAGTCGTCGACTTGGCGGTATTGCGTACCCGATTGCTGTTGCGAGCGGATTTTTGGATTGCTTACGCCATCATGTTTTTCTTCCAGCTGCTAACCAACGGCGTGCTGACCGGCCGTGAAGTAGTTCAGTACGCCGATGATTCGTTTCTTGGCGTGGGAAACGACGTTGCCGAGCCAGTCTTCATCGGCTCTGGGCGGCTGTTCTTCGCTCCGGTGGAAGACCTGCTGTTTGGTTTTGCCATGATTTTGCTCATCTTAGCGGTGTGGATTTGGCTGGGTCGGCGCGGTTTGCAGCGGACTCCGACTAGCGGGCCGCCGCGCTGGCAAACCCCGATCGAGGCGGCGGAATAG
- the mptB gene encoding polyprenol phosphomannose-dependent alpha 1,6 mannosyltransferase MptB, translating into MSSSPAPPEPDTGMRDRDTWPQFLLRYGLPGFIGTALVAIGAIGVGWLPLNSSLHDADLGALLRDSSSGLVLSRLMIAAGIAVLLQTWLVTGYDLLSGLPWRPERIAALVAVWSVPLLFAPPLFSRDVYSYFGQGRLLLEGYDPYASGVSVLDRWFADGADPMWGDTPAPYGPFWLMLARGVAEFAGENALLGAIMFRLLAVIGVAMMAWAVPALARQHGIDPSKAVWIAVANPLVIMHFIAGAHNDALMTGLMLLGFLAACRGLGSALGGAALVGLAAAVKPIAFLSLPFIGILLAGTHSSFGRRIVAWIWVTLSAAAAFGICALMTGTGLGWLSALSAPGEVKTWLSPPTALGMIFGGALEFVGLTDSNDGAVAFFRAIGLVLSLIIVTYLCLRPQGRSALRGTALAFGAVILLGPVIQPWYLLWALPLFAVTGLSERQLRWTVLLTAAFAVHGMAESSATSDTLLELTDLVAIGVAIGIVALILLASPRERKLVLKDPGSHGLHPESHAAQQRAEQMVVVS; encoded by the coding sequence GTGAGCAGTTCGCCGGCACCCCCTGAACCCGACACCGGGATGCGCGACCGAGATACCTGGCCACAGTTTCTCCTCCGTTATGGGCTCCCTGGCTTCATCGGTACGGCGCTAGTAGCCATCGGCGCGATCGGTGTGGGTTGGCTGCCGCTGAACTCCAGCCTGCATGACGCCGATCTGGGAGCACTGCTACGAGACAGTTCTTCCGGACTGGTGCTGTCGCGGCTGATGATCGCTGCTGGTATTGCCGTCTTGCTGCAGACCTGGCTGGTCACTGGATACGACCTTCTGTCTGGTTTGCCCTGGCGACCGGAGCGGATAGCGGCATTAGTGGCCGTATGGTCAGTGCCACTTCTTTTCGCGCCACCGCTGTTTAGCCGGGACGTGTACTCATACTTTGGCCAGGGCCGGCTCCTGTTAGAGGGCTATGACCCCTACGCCAGTGGCGTTTCAGTTCTGGACCGGTGGTTCGCCGATGGTGCAGACCCGATGTGGGGAGACACCCCTGCTCCCTACGGGCCGTTTTGGCTGATGTTAGCCCGCGGGGTCGCCGAGTTCGCCGGTGAAAACGCCCTGCTTGGTGCCATCATGTTCCGACTGCTCGCCGTGATCGGGGTAGCGATGATGGCATGGGCGGTGCCCGCGCTGGCCCGACAGCATGGCATCGATCCGTCGAAGGCGGTGTGGATCGCGGTTGCCAATCCGCTGGTCATCATGCACTTCATTGCTGGGGCGCACAACGACGCGCTCATGACCGGACTCATGCTGCTGGGTTTCCTCGCCGCCTGCCGCGGTCTCGGATCTGCTCTAGGTGGTGCCGCCTTAGTGGGACTAGCTGCTGCCGTGAAACCAATCGCCTTTCTATCGCTGCCGTTCATTGGCATTTTGCTGGCGGGCACTCACTCATCATTCGGGCGCCGAATCGTCGCCTGGATCTGGGTGACGCTATCCGCCGCAGCTGCCTTCGGGATCTGTGCTCTCATGACCGGTACCGGCTTGGGGTGGCTGTCTGCGCTGTCAGCACCGGGGGAAGTAAAGACTTGGCTATCGCCACCGACCGCCCTCGGCATGATCTTCGGTGGCGCCCTGGAGTTTGTGGGACTGACCGATAGCAATGACGGGGCCGTGGCATTTTTCCGAGCGATTGGGCTAGTGCTGTCATTGATCATCGTGACTTATCTGTGCCTGCGACCGCAGGGCCGCAGTGCGTTAAGGGGCACAGCGCTGGCTTTCGGGGCCGTCATCCTGCTGGGGCCGGTCATTCAGCCGTGGTATTTGCTGTGGGCGCTGCCGCTGTTTGCGGTGACTGGGCTCAGCGAGCGGCAACTGCGCTGGACGGTACTGCTGACTGCAGCGTTTGCGGTTCACGGAATGGCGGAGAGCAGCGCCACGTCGGATACATTGCTGGAACTCACCGACCTTGTCGCCATCGGCGTAGCTATTGGGATCGTGGCGTTGATCCTGCTTGCTAGTCCGCGAGAGCGCAAACTCGTCCTGAAGGACCCCGGCTCGCATGGCTTGCATCCAGAAAGCCATGCCGCACAGCAGCGCGCCGAGCAGATGGTGGTTGTTTCCTAA
- the crtI gene encoding phytoene desaturase produces the protein MKTVSGPTDRVVVVGAGLAGLSCALQLAGQGREVTLLERDSIPGGRAGRIVDSGYTFDNGPTVLTMPSLVDEALGAVGESLTDWLDLMPLEPAYRTYYPDGSQLDVYSDIDRMAAEITAECGPAEADNYRRYVAYLRRLYEVEFSDFIDRNIDHPWNLLTPNLLRLVGMGGFLRLDRKVRQYLTDPRTIRALSFQAMYAGVSPLKAMALYGVISYMDSVAGVSVPRGGMHEIPVAMAGAATKHGVDIRYETEVAGIEHSNGRASAVITADGERIAADVVVVNADLPVAYRDLLGVDKWSLRRLKYSPSAVVMLAGSTAEYPAIAHHNIHFGRSWRGTFEEIIDRGEVMSNPSFMVTCLSKDDPSLAPAGRHAYYILFPTPNTTADIDWQRETPRYRDHMLTTMERAGYRGFADSIEVEHITTPLEWEQRGMAAGAPFAAAHTFMQTGPFRSGNLWGENVVFTGSNTQPGVGVPMVLVSGRLAAERIVAG, from the coding sequence ATGAAGACCGTTTCCGGACCCACCGATCGTGTTGTCGTTGTGGGAGCAGGTTTGGCTGGCTTGTCCTGCGCGCTGCAACTAGCTGGACAGGGTCGAGAAGTAACGTTGCTGGAGCGCGACAGCATCCCGGGCGGTCGAGCGGGACGCATCGTGGACTCCGGCTACACCTTTGACAACGGCCCCACGGTCCTCACCATGCCGTCACTAGTTGACGAGGCACTGGGAGCCGTGGGTGAGTCACTCACCGACTGGTTAGACCTGATGCCACTCGAGCCTGCCTACCGCACCTACTACCCGGACGGCAGTCAGCTAGATGTCTATTCCGACATTGACCGGATGGCAGCGGAAATCACCGCGGAGTGTGGACCAGCCGAGGCTGACAACTACCGCCGCTATGTCGCCTACCTGCGACGACTATATGAAGTGGAGTTTTCCGACTTTATCGATCGCAACATCGACCATCCCTGGAACTTACTGACCCCCAACCTTCTTCGACTAGTAGGCATGGGCGGCTTCCTACGGCTGGACCGGAAAGTCCGGCAGTACCTGACTGATCCCCGCACGATTCGGGCGCTTTCGTTCCAAGCCATGTACGCCGGCGTCTCACCGCTGAAGGCCATGGCGCTGTACGGAGTGATCTCCTACATGGACAGCGTCGCCGGGGTTAGTGTGCCGCGCGGCGGTATGCACGAAATACCAGTGGCGATGGCCGGGGCAGCCACCAAGCACGGTGTCGATATCCGCTACGAGACCGAAGTGGCAGGGATTGAGCACAGTAATGGTCGCGCTAGCGCTGTCATTACGGCTGACGGTGAGCGAATTGCCGCCGATGTGGTCGTTGTCAATGCCGATCTGCCGGTGGCCTATCGCGACCTGCTGGGAGTGGATAAGTGGTCACTGCGCCGCTTGAAGTACAGCCCGTCTGCTGTGGTCATGCTCGCCGGTTCGACAGCGGAATACCCTGCGATTGCGCATCACAACATTCACTTTGGCCGGTCGTGGCGAGGAACCTTCGAGGAGATCATTGACCGCGGCGAGGTGATGAGCAATCCCAGCTTCATGGTCACCTGCTTGAGCAAGGACGATCCATCATTAGCCCCCGCCGGGCGGCACGCCTACTACATCCTCTTCCCCACGCCCAACACCACCGCGGATATCGACTGGCAACGGGAAACACCCCGCTATCGAGATCACATGCTGACCACGATGGAACGTGCCGGGTACCGCGGCTTTGCCGACTCCATCGAGGTAGAGCACATCACCACTCCACTTGAATGGGAGCAACGCGGGATGGCTGCTGGCGCACCCTTCGCAGCCGCTCACACGTTCATGCAGACCGGCCCCTTCCGCAGCGGCAATCTGTGGGGAGAGAACGTGGTGTTCACTGGTTCGAACACCCAGCCAGGCGTTGGGGTGCCCATGGTTTTGGTCTCCGGCCGACTTGCCGCGGAGCGGATCGTCGCGGGTTAG
- a CDS encoding DUF308 domain-containing protein — translation MSQETTAAEREEAVFIGKYWWLYLVTGILWLIVALVVLQIDTASAATVGFIVGFMFLFTGIQNFFLAAVTPGGWKILWIVFGVLLVIAGVWALFNPGGTFLALADSLGFLFLLIAILWIVEAFASKAENELWWLGLIAGILMLIIAFWVSGQFLIEKAYTLLIFAGAWALMSGIIDIVRAFAIRKLGRAISPSE, via the coding sequence ATGTCGCAAGAAACCACCGCAGCTGAGCGGGAAGAGGCAGTATTCATCGGTAAGTACTGGTGGCTGTACTTGGTCACCGGCATTCTGTGGCTGATCGTCGCGCTAGTTGTCCTACAAATCGACACCGCCTCCGCCGCCACGGTGGGGTTCATTGTGGGCTTCATGTTCTTGTTCACCGGCATTCAGAACTTCTTTTTGGCCGCAGTCACTCCTGGTGGCTGGAAGATCCTGTGGATCGTGTTCGGAGTGCTGCTGGTCATCGCAGGTGTCTGGGCGCTGTTCAATCCTGGCGGCACCTTCCTGGCGCTAGCTGACTCACTGGGCTTCTTGTTCCTGCTGATCGCAATCTTATGGATCGTGGAGGCGTTCGCTTCGAAGGCAGAAAATGAACTGTGGTGGCTCGGGCTGATCGCCGGCATCCTGATGCTCATCATCGCTTTCTGGGTGTCCGGACAGTTCCTGATTGAGAAGGCTTACACCCTGCTGATCTTTGCTGGGGCTTGGGCGTTGATGTCCGGGATTATCGACATCGTGCGAGCCTTTGCCATCCGCAAGCTAGGTCGTGCGATCAGCCCCTCCGAGTAG
- a CDS encoding 3-deoxy-7-phosphoheptulonate synthase class II — protein sequence MSTIEWDTRPIAQAIPWPDQDEVLEVSRLLAQTPGLVHAGDCGLLTQRLASVERGESFVLTAGDCAETFGANTATSLQSRLRTVLQMAVILTYGGSLPVVKIGRMAGQYFKPRSKPVENRDGVELPSYYGDAVNQLPFEPTSRRPDPRRMLQVYQASSAALNFIRSFTQDGSADLRQVQSWNRDFVRQSPAGQRYERLAAEIQRALDFMHACGAEHSEFRRVEFFVGHEAMSLDYERSLVRIDPSSGQVYGSSGHFLWIGERTRQLDGAHVDFASRISNPIGVKIGPTAEPDEVVELVRALDPHRTPGRLTLITRLGAANVQDRLPQLVSAVTSAGLPVVWVCDPMHGNTKEAPSGYKTRLFDDVVSEVRDFFAVHRSLATHPGGLHVELTGDDVTECIGGTEGVAETDLADRYETACDPRLNREQSLELAFMVAEMLASD from the coding sequence GTGTCCACTATCGAATGGGACACCCGTCCGATTGCCCAAGCCATTCCGTGGCCGGATCAGGACGAGGTGTTGGAAGTCTCCCGACTGCTCGCGCAAACGCCCGGGCTCGTCCATGCGGGTGACTGTGGGCTGCTGACGCAACGGCTCGCTTCAGTGGAGCGTGGCGAATCCTTCGTACTCACCGCGGGAGACTGCGCCGAGACTTTTGGTGCCAATACCGCCACTTCGTTGCAGTCGCGGCTGCGTACGGTGCTGCAGATGGCGGTCATCCTCACCTACGGTGGCTCGTTGCCGGTGGTCAAGATCGGTCGGATGGCCGGTCAGTACTTCAAGCCGCGCAGCAAGCCGGTCGAGAATCGCGATGGGGTGGAACTACCGTCGTACTACGGCGACGCAGTCAATCAACTGCCCTTCGAACCGACCTCTCGCCGGCCCGATCCGCGCCGGATGCTGCAGGTCTACCAAGCCAGCTCAGCCGCGCTCAACTTCATCCGGTCCTTCACCCAAGACGGCAGTGCTGACCTACGTCAGGTGCAAAGTTGGAACCGAGACTTTGTCCGTCAGTCACCCGCGGGTCAGCGCTACGAACGGTTGGCCGCCGAGATTCAGCGGGCGTTGGACTTTATGCACGCATGCGGTGCCGAACATTCCGAGTTCCGTCGGGTGGAGTTCTTTGTCGGCCATGAAGCCATGTCGTTGGACTACGAGCGGTCACTGGTTCGGATCGATCCATCAAGCGGACAGGTGTACGGGTCTTCAGGTCATTTCCTGTGGATCGGCGAGCGCACTCGGCAATTGGACGGCGCGCACGTAGATTTTGCCTCCCGGATCAGTAATCCGATTGGGGTTAAGATCGGCCCCACGGCGGAACCAGACGAGGTTGTTGAGTTAGTGCGGGCGCTGGATCCGCACCGCACTCCCGGTCGGCTCACACTGATCACCCGTCTGGGTGCGGCCAACGTGCAAGATCGGTTGCCGCAGTTGGTATCGGCCGTCACCTCCGCTGGGCTGCCAGTGGTGTGGGTATGCGACCCGATGCATGGCAATACCAAGGAAGCGCCGTCGGGCTACAAGACTCGGCTATTTGATGATGTCGTATCAGAGGTGCGGGACTTCTTCGCCGTGCATCGCAGTTTGGCTACCCACCCGGGTGGGCTGCACGTGGAGTTGACCGGCGATGACGTTACCGAATGCATCGGTGGTACCGAGGGAGTCGCGGAAACCGACCTGGCGGACCGCTACGAGACGGCCTGTGATCCTCGGTTGAACCGGGAGCAGTCACTGGAGCTCGCCTTCATGGTGGCCGAAATGTTGGCCAGTGACTAG
- a CDS encoding polyprenyl synthetase family protein yields MEITEPWQVDDVRERVGKRLTEFLAVQRPPLASISPDAAGLADTVSDFVAGGKRLRAVFLYWGWRAAGGADCEPIITAAAAMEMLQACALIHDDVMDRSDVRRGAPAVHRQYQTQHEQDQWSGSAADFGTGAAILVGDLCLTWADMLLMQADLPPDALGRGKAVYDELRTELMAGQYLDILEQARRTPTTESAMRVITYKSAKYTIERPLQLGAALADGQPEVMQLLRNYGLALGQAFQLRDDLLGVFGDPSTTGKPAGDDLLQGKRTVLVAHALEQASSQQQHGFLTHFGDAAADATAVAAMTDFIVATGARDQVEQQISVLTEQARMAAANPLLDSTSTAVLDGLITAATQRKY; encoded by the coding sequence GTGGAAATCACTGAGCCTTGGCAGGTTGATGACGTCCGGGAACGCGTTGGCAAACGCCTCACCGAGTTTCTTGCCGTGCAGCGGCCACCGCTGGCCAGCATCAGCCCGGACGCGGCCGGGCTCGCTGACACGGTGTCGGATTTTGTCGCCGGCGGGAAACGACTGCGCGCGGTCTTCCTGTACTGGGGCTGGCGGGCGGCCGGAGGTGCGGACTGCGAGCCGATCATTACCGCTGCCGCCGCCATGGAGATGCTGCAGGCTTGCGCGCTGATCCACGACGATGTCATGGACCGCAGCGACGTCCGCCGTGGTGCTCCGGCAGTGCATCGGCAGTACCAAACCCAACACGAACAAGACCAGTGGTCTGGCTCGGCAGCCGACTTCGGCACCGGCGCGGCGATCCTGGTTGGCGATCTATGTCTGACCTGGGCTGACATGCTGCTGATGCAGGCGGATCTGCCACCGGACGCTCTCGGCCGCGGCAAAGCCGTATATGACGAACTTCGCACCGAGCTGATGGCTGGCCAGTACCTCGACATCTTGGAACAGGCGCGACGAACGCCCACCACCGAGTCAGCGATGCGGGTCATCACCTACAAGTCCGCGAAATACACCATTGAGCGGCCACTGCAGTTGGGCGCCGCGCTGGCCGATGGCCAACCGGAGGTCATGCAATTGCTGCGCAATTACGGCCTAGCACTGGGGCAAGCCTTCCAACTGCGGGACGACTTACTGGGAGTCTTCGGTGATCCGAGCACTACTGGCAAACCTGCCGGCGATGATCTGCTGCAGGGAAAACGCACCGTCTTGGTGGCCCATGCCCTAGAGCAAGCATCTTCCCAACAACAGCATGGGTTCCTCACCCACTTCGGTGATGCCGCCGCAGATGCCACCGCGGTGGCCGCCATGACCGACTTCATTGTCGCGACCGGCGCCCGGGACCAAGTCGAGCAGCAGATTTCCGTTCTCACCGAACAGGCTCGTATGGCCGCCGCGAACCCGCTGCTCGACAGCACCAGTACCGCGGTATTGGACGGCCTCATCACCGCCGCTACGCAAAGGAAGTACTGA